From Anomalospiza imberbis isolate Cuckoo-Finch-1a 21T00152 chromosome 6, ASM3175350v1, whole genome shotgun sequence, one genomic window encodes:
- the PTGR2 gene encoding prostaglandin reductase 2, producing the protein MIIQRVVLNSRPGKNGVPVAENFRLEQSTIPDIVQAGHVLVKTLYLSVDPYMRCRMNEDTGSDYLRPWQLSEVADGGGIGVVEESKHHNLAKGDFVTSFTWPWQTAAILDGDSLQKLVPQLVNGRLSYFLGAAGITGLTALLGIREKGHVAAGANQTMVVSGAAGACGSLAGQIGHLEGCSRVVGIAGTDEKCSILVQEMGFDAAINYKKEDVAKQLRELCPSGVDVYFDNVGGDISDTVISQMNQNSHIILCGQISQYNKDVPYPPPLPPDTEKIQKERNITRERFLVLNYMDKQEASVLQLCQWIQEGKLKVRETVVEGLANIGAAFQSMMNGGNIGKQIVSVSK; encoded by the exons ATGATTATACAAAGAGTAGTGCTGAATTCACGGCCTG GTAAGAATGGAGTGCCAGTGGCTGAAAACTTCCGACTGGAGCAAAGTACAATACCAGATATAGTCCAAGCGGGACACGTGCTTGTTAAAACTCTCTATCTCTCAGTGGACCCCTACATG CGCTGCCGGATGAACGAGGACACGGGCTCGGATTACCTGCGGCCCTGGCAGCTGTCTGAAGTTGCTGACGGTGGGGGCATCGGGGTAGTGGAGGAGAGCAAGCACCACAACCTCGCTAAAGGAGACTTTGTAACTTCCTTCACTTGGCCCTGGCAGACAGCAGCAATTCTTGATGGAGACTCGCTACAAAAG CTGGTACCACAGCTTGTAAATGGACGCCTTTCCTACTTTCTGGGTGCAGCTGGCATCACGGGGCTGACGGCCCTGTTGGGAATCAGGGAGAAGGGACACGTGGCCGCAGGTGCCAATCAGACCATGGTGGTGAGCGGAGCAGCCGGTGCCTGCGGCTCTTTGGCTGGCCAG ATTGGTCATCTGGAGGGCTGCTCTAGAGTGGTGGGGATTGCTGGCACAGATGAAAAGTGCTCCATTTTGGTCCAAGAAATGGGGTTTGATGCTGCTATCAATTACAAGAAGGAGGATGTGGCAAAACAGCTACGTGAACTCTGCCCAAGTGGTGTGGATGTTTACTTTGACAATGTTGGTGGAGACATCAGTGATACAGTTATAAGTCAG ATGAATCAGAACAGCCATATCATCCTGTGTGGACAGATTTCTCAGTATAACAAAGATGTGCCTTATCCCCCTCCACTGCCTCCTGacacagaaaaaatacagaaagaaaggaaCATCACAAG ggaaagaTTCTTGGTGTTGAACTATATGGACAAACAAGAAGCGAGTGTATTACAACTCTGCCAGTGGATCCAAGAAGGTAAACTGAAG GTCAGAGAGACTGTGGTAGAAGGCTTAGCAAACATCGGTG CTGCTTTCCAGTCCATGATGAATGGAGGCAATATTGGAAAACAGATCGTCTCAGTTTCAAAGTAA